One stretch of Flavobacterium sp. 9 DNA includes these proteins:
- a CDS encoding Gfo/Idh/MocA family oxidoreductase: MQKIKTALLSYGMSGKVFHAPFLNIHPGFELLGSWERSKKLIQEDYPSVKSYPSIDDLLADDVDLVIVNTPVGTHFEYAKKVLLAGKHAVVEKAFTTTVAEAEELGAIAKEKGLKLAVFQNRRWDSDFKTVQKIIKEGVLGDLVEAEFHFDRYNPLLSIKAHKETANDGAGILKDLGPHLIDQAVCLFGSPKSVFGDIRYTRDNSLVDDWIDLLLIYENFRVRLKASFFVREANPAYTIHGKKGSFLKPRGDVQEDELKLGKKPNLESWGTESETLQGLLHTDIDGKEIREKIPTLQGNYFSFFEGVYDSIANNKVEPVTAQDGVKVMQIIEAAIASNAQQKVINL; encoded by the coding sequence ATGCAAAAAATAAAAACAGCACTATTATCATACGGAATGTCGGGGAAAGTTTTTCACGCACCATTTTTAAATATTCATCCGGGATTTGAATTATTAGGTTCTTGGGAAAGAAGCAAAAAATTAATTCAGGAAGATTATCCAAGCGTAAAAAGTTATCCTTCAATAGATGATTTATTGGCAGATGATGTCGATTTGGTAATTGTAAATACACCAGTTGGAACACATTTCGAATACGCTAAAAAAGTATTATTAGCAGGAAAACATGCCGTTGTCGAAAAAGCATTCACTACAACTGTTGCCGAAGCCGAAGAATTAGGAGCAATCGCAAAAGAGAAAGGATTGAAATTAGCCGTTTTTCAAAACAGAAGATGGGATAGTGATTTCAAAACCGTTCAGAAAATAATTAAAGAAGGAGTTTTAGGAGATTTGGTCGAAGCCGAATTTCATTTCGACAGATATAATCCTTTATTAAGTATAAAAGCACACAAAGAAACCGCAAATGACGGCGCCGGAATCCTGAAAGATTTAGGTCCGCATTTAATCGATCAGGCAGTTTGTTTATTTGGTTCACCAAAATCGGTTTTTGGAGATATTCGTTACACAAGAGATAATTCTTTAGTAGACGATTGGATTGATTTATTGCTGATTTACGAAAATTTCAGAGTGCGCCTAAAAGCAAGTTTCTTTGTTAGAGAAGCAAATCCGGCATATACGATTCACGGAAAAAAAGGTTCTTTCTTAAAACCTCGTGGCGATGTTCAGGAAGACGAATTGAAACTCGGCAAAAAGCCAAACCTAGAATCCTGGGGAACAGAATCTGAAACCCTACAAGGACTTTTGCACACAGATATAGACGGAAAAGAAATCAGAGAGAAAATTCCAACACTTCAGGGAAATTACTTTTCGTTTTTTGAAGGAGTTTATGATTCGATTGCAAATAACAAAGTTGAACCAGTTACAGCACAAGACGGAGTAAAAGTCATGCAAATTATCGAAGCTGCAATCGCAAGTAATGCACAACAAAAAGTCATTAATTTGTAG
- the hflX gene encoding GTPase HflX → MLEKEVINFERTAIVGIVTQNQSEEKLNEYLDELEFLTFTAGGEVIKRFSQKMERPNPKTFVGTGKIEEINLFVKEHDISTLIFDDELSPSQQKNISKIIDCKILDRTNLILDIFAQRAETSYARTQVELAQCIYLLPRLSGLWTHLERQKGGIGMRGPGETEIETDRRIVRDRISLLKDKIETIDKQMGVQRSNRGAMVRVALVGYTNVGKSTLMNAVGKSDVFVENKLFATLDTTVRKVVIKNLPFLLSDTVGFIRKLPTQLVDSFKSTLDEVREADLLLHIVDISHPDFEDHIESVNQTLQDIKAHEKPVIMVFNKIDAYKHLTIDEDDLMTEKTPRHYTLDEWKTTWMHRLGEDNALFISATNKENFEEFRERVYEAVRQIHITRFPYNKFLYPDYKDAIEKEEEQDEE, encoded by the coding sequence ATGTTAGAAAAAGAAGTTATAAATTTTGAGAGAACAGCCATTGTTGGTATTGTAACTCAAAATCAAAGTGAGGAAAAACTTAACGAATATCTGGATGAATTGGAGTTTTTGACTTTTACCGCTGGAGGTGAAGTTATTAAACGCTTTTCGCAAAAAATGGAGCGTCCAAACCCAAAGACTTTTGTTGGAACAGGAAAAATAGAAGAAATCAATCTTTTTGTAAAAGAACATGATATATCGACTTTAATATTTGATGACGAATTATCACCATCACAGCAAAAAAATATTTCTAAAATTATAGATTGTAAAATCTTAGACAGAACCAATTTGATTCTGGATATTTTTGCGCAAAGAGCCGAAACTTCATACGCAAGAACTCAGGTTGAGTTGGCGCAATGTATCTATTTATTGCCAAGACTTTCGGGATTATGGACACATCTTGAGCGTCAAAAAGGTGGTATTGGTATGCGTGGTCCCGGAGAAACGGAGATCGAAACAGATAGACGTATTGTACGTGACAGAATTTCGTTATTGAAAGATAAAATCGAAACGATCGATAAACAAATGGGTGTTCAACGAAGCAATCGTGGTGCTATGGTACGTGTTGCATTAGTTGGTTATACCAATGTTGGAAAATCGACTTTGATGAATGCCGTAGGTAAAAGTGATGTTTTTGTTGAGAATAAATTATTTGCGACTCTGGATACCACGGTTCGAAAAGTGGTTATTAAAAACTTGCCATTTTTGCTTTCAGATACAGTAGGTTTTATTAGAAAACTGCCAACACAATTGGTTGATTCTTTCAAAAGTACACTTGATGAAGTTCGCGAAGCCGATTTATTGTTGCACATTGTAGACATTTCGCATCCTGATTTTGAAGATCATATTGAATCTGTAAATCAGACTTTGCAGGATATAAAAGCACATGAAAAACCTGTTATAATGGTTTTTAATAAAATCGATGCTTATAAACATTTGACGATTGATGAAGATGATTTGATGACAGAAAAAACACCAAGACATTATACACTTGATGAGTGGAAAACAACTTGGATGCATCGTTTAGGCGAAGATAATGCATTGTTTATTTCGGCTACGAACAAAGAGAATTTTGAGGAGTTTAGAGAAAGAGTTTATGAAGCTGTTCGTCAGATTCATATCACGAGATTTCCTTATAATAAATTCTTGTATCCGGATTATAAAGATGCAATCGAAAAAGAAGAAGAACAAGATGAAGAATAA
- the rseP gene encoding RIP metalloprotease RseP, whose product MDIVIKLSQFLLSLSLLIILHELGHFIPAKLFKTRVEKFYLFFDVKYSLLKKKIGETEYGIGWLPLGGYVKISGMIDESMDKEQMALPPQPWEFRSKPAWQRLIIMLGGVTVNFILAFIIYIGMAFAYGDTYIANSDLKDGVFVENPAMIKAGFKTGDKLVSIDGKKVENYDNSLNMNIIMAKQVLIERNGQQQTIAIPNDFVDQLSKEEKGLLVNIRVPFAIGKVDDASPNQNLKAKDLILSLNGEKVKYFDEAKAILANNKGKTIPAVVLRDLKETPITLKVTPEGTLGVYAGGLDMKSLEKLGYYKISTKNYSFFESIPVGLEKGKDQLVGYGKQLKMIFNPETKAYKQVGGFAAIFNIFPSSWSWETFWSITALLSIMLGVMNLLPIPALDGGHVMFLLYEIISGRKPSDKFLENAQMVGFVLLIALLLFANGNDIYKAIMK is encoded by the coding sequence ATGGATATAGTTATCAAACTCTCTCAATTTCTATTGAGTTTATCTTTACTTATTATTCTTCACGAATTAGGACATTTTATTCCTGCAAAATTATTTAAAACAAGAGTCGAAAAATTCTACTTATTTTTTGATGTTAAATATTCTCTATTAAAAAAGAAAATTGGCGAAACTGAATACGGAATCGGATGGTTACCGCTTGGAGGTTACGTAAAAATCTCCGGAATGATCGACGAAAGTATGGACAAAGAACAAATGGCTTTGCCTCCGCAACCGTGGGAATTTCGTTCTAAGCCGGCTTGGCAGCGTTTGATCATTATGTTAGGTGGAGTTACTGTAAACTTTATTTTGGCATTCATTATATATATAGGTATGGCGTTTGCTTATGGCGATACTTATATTGCAAATTCTGATTTGAAAGATGGTGTTTTCGTTGAAAATCCAGCTATGATTAAAGCGGGTTTTAAAACTGGAGACAAACTGGTATCTATCGATGGAAAGAAAGTTGAGAACTACGACAATAGTTTAAACATGAATATTATCATGGCTAAACAAGTTTTGATTGAAAGAAACGGTCAACAACAAACCATTGCAATACCAAATGATTTTGTGGATCAATTATCTAAAGAAGAAAAAGGTCTATTGGTTAATATACGTGTACCTTTTGCAATTGGAAAAGTTGATGATGCATCTCCTAATCAAAATTTGAAAGCTAAAGATTTGATTCTTTCTCTTAACGGAGAAAAAGTAAAATATTTTGACGAAGCAAAAGCAATCTTAGCTAATAATAAAGGAAAAACAATTCCTGCTGTTGTTTTGCGTGATTTAAAAGAAACACCAATTACGCTTAAAGTTACTCCAGAAGGAACATTAGGTGTATATGCAGGTGGTTTAGACATGAAATCATTGGAGAAACTAGGTTACTATAAAATTAGCACTAAAAACTACAGCTTCTTTGAATCAATTCCGGTTGGACTAGAAAAAGGTAAGGATCAATTAGTAGGCTACGGAAAACAACTTAAAATGATTTTTAATCCTGAAACTAAGGCTTACAAACAAGTTGGTGGTTTTGCGGCAATTTTTAACATTTTTCCAAGTTCTTGGAGCTGGGAAACTTTCTGGTCAATCACCGCTTTATTGTCAATTATGCTTGGAGTTATGAATTTATTGCCAATTCCGGCACTTGATGGTGGTCATGTGATGTTTTTATTATACGAAATAATTAGTGGTAGAAAACCGAGTGATAAATTCCTTGAAAATGCACAAATGGTTGGTTTCGTTTTACTTATCGCACTCCTTTTGTTTGCTAACGGGAACGATATTTATAAAGCAATTATGAAGTAG
- a CDS encoding carboxypeptidase-like regulatory domain-containing protein, which translates to MGKKYVLLFILLSFKVAFPQQETTFVGIVLDSKTQNPLENVVVSIQNSAVTQLTNKSGKFELHSVKTGEQLLLLHSQGYKDLLLKVQSNLGRQVNLGILQLEDRFSDETPSALISLLESDLSDDSSSSEMTSGLLQSSKDAFMQASAFNWGQARFRVRGLDSENGTMMLNGMVMNKIYDGRPQWSNWGGLNNVLRNQEFSVGAAASNYTFGGILGTQQIFTRASTYRKGTQLTFSGSNTTYNLRAIGTYVSGMNASGWAYAISAGKRWSGEGYFEGTNFDAESFFISVERKLNKRQSLNFTGFYTPSSRAKNSANTNEVTQLTNEKYNSYWGFQNDEKRNARIKKVEEPLLMLNHYFKINEKTNLNSSIMYQFGKVGNSTIDYQNANSPDPNYYRKLPSYYSSLYAKDNGEFSGEFTPDYESAEKSRIAFLEKPQIDWEAIYQANQKPIINSNGVITGYEASQSHYVLYEDRTDDNTIAANSNLNIQLSENSVFDGGLTFRNLKSHQFQYLLDLLGGQYFEDIDTFYSGNEGQSDLQNPNRQVKEGDIYGYNYNFTATTIDAFTQFKFSYNKVDFYLGQSYSFSNYQREGLYQNGIYPTSSLGKSEKVNFENFGFKGGFTYKISGKQWLFFNGMHLTRAPSLRNTFSNSRLNNSIVDGIENENISSAEANYVYHSPSLKMRVTGYYTLIKNTTKTSFFYAEGIFDRGASYNSTDAFVSQTLTHLDKKNIGLELSFEYQISITLKTTFSAAYGNYTYNSNPNVSITNDANVAKGDSQATFDFGESYLKNYKQSGMPQQAYSFGLEYRDPKYWWLASNINYMAESYIDVSPIARTARFYKNSISGLVFPEATEERTFTLLKQEKFDPMVLLNVSGGKSWRISRKYIGLFASINNVLDLTYKTGGFEQARNANFRALNQDVSSGTPSFGPKYFYGYGRTYFVNLSISL; encoded by the coding sequence ATGGGAAAAAAATACGTGTTGCTTTTTATTTTATTGTCTTTTAAGGTTGCTTTTCCACAACAGGAAACCACATTCGTTGGAATAGTACTGGATTCGAAAACACAAAATCCTTTAGAAAATGTTGTTGTAAGTATTCAAAATTCGGCAGTGACGCAACTCACAAACAAAAGCGGAAAATTTGAATTACATTCTGTAAAAACAGGTGAACAATTGCTTTTACTGCACAGTCAGGGTTATAAAGATTTGCTTTTAAAAGTCCAGTCAAACCTTGGACGACAAGTAAATTTAGGAATACTTCAATTAGAAGATCGTTTTTCAGATGAAACACCTTCAGCCTTAATTTCTTTATTAGAAAGCGATTTGTCAGATGATAGCAGTTCATCAGAAATGACTTCCGGTTTATTACAATCCTCAAAAGATGCTTTCATGCAAGCTTCGGCTTTCAATTGGGGTCAAGCCCGATTTAGAGTTCGCGGTTTAGACAGCGAAAACGGAACCATGATGTTAAATGGCATGGTGATGAACAAAATCTATGACGGAAGACCACAATGGAGCAATTGGGGCGGTTTGAATAATGTACTTAGAAATCAGGAATTTTCTGTTGGAGCAGCAGCGTCAAACTATACATTTGGAGGTATTTTGGGAACACAGCAAATATTTACCCGGGCTTCAACGTATAGAAAAGGCACTCAGCTTACCTTCTCAGGAAGCAATACAACTTACAATTTACGAGCAATTGGTACTTATGTTTCAGGAATGAATGCTTCTGGTTGGGCTTATGCGATTTCGGCTGGAAAACGCTGGTCTGGAGAAGGCTATTTTGAAGGAACAAATTTTGATGCCGAATCCTTTTTTATTAGCGTAGAAAGGAAATTAAACAAAAGACAATCTTTAAATTTTACCGGGTTTTATACACCAAGTTCTCGCGCAAAAAATTCGGCAAACACAAATGAAGTAACACAATTAACGAACGAGAAATACAATTCATATTGGGGTTTTCAGAATGATGAAAAACGAAACGCCAGAATTAAGAAAGTCGAAGAACCGTTGTTAATGCTCAATCATTATTTTAAGATAAATGAAAAAACAAATCTGAATTCGAGCATAATGTATCAGTTTGGAAAAGTAGGAAACAGCACAATAGATTATCAAAACGCAAACAGTCCGGATCCTAATTATTATCGAAAATTACCAAGTTATTACAGTTCTCTTTATGCAAAAGATAATGGAGAATTTTCGGGAGAATTCACGCCGGATTATGAAAGTGCCGAGAAAAGCAGAATAGCGTTTCTGGAAAAGCCTCAAATAGATTGGGAAGCAATATATCAGGCAAATCAAAAGCCAATTATAAATTCTAATGGAGTGATTACAGGCTATGAAGCTTCGCAAAGTCATTATGTTTTGTATGAAGATCGAACCGACGATAATACAATTGCGGCAAATTCAAATTTAAACATACAGCTTTCAGAAAATAGTGTTTTTGACGGCGGACTTACTTTTAGAAATTTAAAATCACATCAGTTTCAATATCTTTTAGATTTACTTGGAGGACAATATTTTGAAGACATAGACACTTTTTACAGCGGAAATGAAGGGCAATCAGATTTGCAGAATCCGAATCGTCAAGTAAAAGAAGGAGATATTTATGGTTATAATTATAATTTTACAGCAACTACAATTGATGCTTTTACACAGTTTAAATTCTCTTATAATAAGGTTGATTTTTATTTAGGACAATCTTATTCCTTTTCAAATTATCAAAGAGAAGGATTGTATCAAAACGGAATTTACCCAACATCTTCTCTTGGAAAAAGTGAAAAAGTCAATTTTGAAAACTTTGGTTTTAAAGGCGGATTCACCTATAAAATTTCAGGAAAACAGTGGTTGTTTTTTAACGGAATGCATCTTACAAGAGCGCCATCACTTCGAAACACATTTTCGAATTCACGTTTAAATAATTCAATTGTTGACGGAATCGAAAATGAAAATATAAGTAGTGCCGAAGCGAATTATGTTTATCATTCTCCTAGTCTTAAAATGCGAGTTACAGGATATTATACTTTGATAAAAAATACAACCAAAACATCCTTTTTTTATGCCGAGGGAATTTTTGACAGAGGCGCAAGTTACAATAGTACAGATGCTTTTGTCAGTCAAACTTTAACTCATTTAGACAAGAAAAATATTGGGCTTGAACTGAGTTTTGAATATCAAATTTCGATAACATTAAAAACGACTTTTTCTGCTGCTTATGGCAATTATACCTACAATAGTAATCCAAATGTTTCAATAACAAATGATGCAAATGTAGCCAAAGGAGATAGTCAGGCAACTTTTGATTTTGGAGAATCTTATCTTAAAAATTACAAACAATCAGGAATGCCACAACAAGCTTATTCATTTGGATTGGAATATCGAGATCCAAAATATTGGTGGCTGGCATCGAATATTAATTATATGGCGGAAAGTTATATTGATGTTTCGCCTATTGCCAGAACAGCAAGGTTTTATAAAAATTCGATAAGTGGTCTTGTTTTTCCCGAAGCGACTGAAGAGCGCACATTTACATTACTAAAACAAGAAAAATTTGATCCAATGGTACTCTTAAATGTTTCCGGCGGCAAGTCCTGGCGAATCTCCCGAAAATATATCGGACTTTTTGCGAGCATAAACAATGTCCTGGATTTAACCTATAAAACAGGTGGTTTTGAACAAGCCAGAAACGCCAATTTTAGAGCACTTAATCAAGATGTATCAAGTGGAACACCATCATTTGGACCCAAATATTTTTACGGATATGGACGAACTTATTTCGTGAATCTGAGCATCAGTTTATAA
- a CDS encoding NADH:flavin oxidoreductase/NADH oxidase — protein sequence MASLLFSPLKIKDITLKNRIVISPMCQYSAIDGFANDWHLVHLGSRASGGVGLIIQEATAVSPEARISPSDLGIWKDEHIEKLKTINEFIVSQNAIPGIQLAHAGRKASVSAPWEGNKKLDFAQGGWQTVSASAIPYHDDEPFLPEALDKNGIQKIISDFKSSTRRVVEAGYKVLEIHAAHGYLLHQFLSPLTNIRTDEYGGSFENRIRFTLEILEAVQTEWPSDLPLFVRISATDWAEGGWNPEESVQLSKILKEKGVDLIDVSSGGLVSYQKIPVGPGYQVNFAAKIKKEAQILTGAVGLITEAKQAEEILKNNQADLVLFARESLRNPNLPLDFAKELNDDIQWPKQYERAKI from the coding sequence ATGGCTTCACTATTATTTTCTCCACTTAAGATAAAAGACATTACATTAAAAAACAGAATCGTTATTTCGCCAATGTGTCAATATTCCGCAATCGACGGATTTGCAAACGATTGGCATTTGGTTCATCTTGGCAGTCGTGCCAGTGGCGGAGTTGGTTTAATAATTCAGGAAGCAACCGCGGTTTCTCCCGAAGCAAGAATTTCACCTTCAGATCTTGGAATTTGGAAAGATGAACATATCGAGAAACTAAAAACAATCAATGAATTTATCGTTTCACAAAATGCCATTCCGGGAATTCAGTTAGCGCATGCTGGTCGAAAAGCAAGTGTTTCTGCTCCTTGGGAAGGTAATAAAAAATTAGATTTCGCTCAAGGCGGATGGCAAACAGTTTCGGCAAGCGCGATTCCGTATCATGATGACGAACCGTTTCTTCCAGAAGCTTTAGACAAAAACGGAATCCAAAAAATAATTTCAGATTTCAAATCATCAACAAGACGAGTTGTTGAAGCTGGTTATAAAGTGTTGGAAATTCATGCAGCACATGGTTATTTATTGCACCAATTTTTATCTCCATTAACAAATATCAGAACTGATGAATACGGCGGAAGTTTCGAAAACAGAATTCGTTTTACCTTAGAAATTCTGGAAGCAGTTCAAACCGAATGGCCTTCAGATTTACCTTTGTTCGTTAGAATTTCGGCTACAGATTGGGCAGAAGGAGGATGGAATCCGGAAGAATCTGTGCAACTTTCGAAAATCTTAAAAGAAAAAGGAGTAGACTTAATTGATGTTTCGTCAGGCGGATTAGTTTCTTATCAAAAAATTCCTGTTGGACCAGGTTATCAGGTTAATTTTGCAGCGAAAATCAAAAAAGAAGCACAAATTCTAACCGGTGCAGTTGGTTTAATTACCGAAGCCAAACAGGCCGAGGAAATTTTAAAAAACAATCAGGCCGATTTGGTTTTGTTCGCCAGAGAATCGCTAAGAAATCCAAACTTACCTTTAGACTTTGCCAAAGAATTAAACGACGATATTCAATGGCCAAAACAATACGAACGCGCTAAGATTTAA
- a CDS encoding MFS transporter, with product MINFNPLSLFQTKGKIKKVYREAKASYLNRIRFAVGMFYFGMGLSFATWASRIPDIKTALHLTEGDLGSILFALPMGQLVIMPFSGKMVTKFGSHRILVFSLIMYVLCLANLGLATSALQLSLGLFLFGLFGNLANIAVNTQGVYTEVLFRKTIMSSFHGMWSFAGFTGALVGLGMLALNLTPLHHFIIVGGIVLIMIAFNFKFLVKAKEKIKHKTSEKKKLFVKPDSALIWLGVIGFCSMASEGVMFDWSGVYFKDVVKAPGPLVILGYTSFMIMMASGRFLGDGLINKFGRERVMQISGIMISAGLFTAVFLPYIIPCTIAFMAVGLGVATIVPTVYSMAGKNPTVPPGEALTIVSSVSFLGFLMGPPVIGHIAETFGLKFSFAFIGVFGVLIAFLVSKIRTSE from the coding sequence TTGATCAATTTCAATCCATTATCATTATTCCAAACCAAGGGGAAAATCAAGAAAGTCTATAGAGAGGCAAAAGCTTCTTATTTAAACCGAATTCGTTTTGCTGTTGGAATGTTTTATTTCGGAATGGGTTTGAGTTTTGCAACTTGGGCGAGTAGAATTCCGGATATTAAAACCGCCTTACATTTAACCGAAGGAGATCTTGGTTCGATACTTTTTGCGCTTCCAATGGGACAATTGGTAATTATGCCTTTTTCGGGAAAAATGGTAACCAAATTTGGGAGTCACCGTATTTTAGTTTTCTCCTTAATAATGTATGTTTTATGTCTTGCTAATTTAGGTTTGGCAACTTCAGCCTTACAATTATCGTTGGGTTTATTTCTGTTTGGATTATTTGGAAATCTAGCCAATATAGCCGTAAATACACAAGGCGTTTATACAGAGGTTCTTTTTAGAAAAACCATCATGTCATCGTTTCACGGAATGTGGAGTTTTGCCGGATTTACAGGAGCTTTGGTTGGTTTAGGAATGCTGGCATTAAACCTCACGCCATTGCATCACTTTATAATTGTTGGAGGAATTGTTCTAATAATGATTGCTTTTAATTTTAAATTTTTGGTCAAAGCCAAAGAAAAAATTAAACATAAAACTTCTGAAAAGAAAAAACTATTTGTAAAACCGGATAGTGCCTTAATCTGGCTTGGTGTAATTGGTTTTTGCAGCATGGCAAGCGAAGGAGTAATGTTTGACTGGAGCGGAGTTTACTTTAAAGATGTCGTAAAAGCGCCCGGGCCATTAGTGATTTTAGGATACACTTCATTCATGATTATGATGGCGAGCGGAAGATTTTTAGGAGATGGATTAATCAATAAATTTGGTCGTGAACGTGTGATGCAAATTAGCGGAATCATGATTTCGGCAGGACTTTTTACAGCAGTATTTCTACCTTATATTATTCCTTGTACAATTGCTTTTATGGCAGTTGGTTTAGGAGTTGCTACAATTGTACCAACTGTTTACAGCATGGCAGGAAAAAATCCAACAGTTCCGCCAGGCGAAGCTTTAACCATAGTTTCAAGTGTAAGTTTTCTAGGTTTTTTAATGGGACCACCAGTTATTGGTCACATTGCAGAAACTTTTGGACTTAAATTTTCTTTTGCTTTTATAGGAGTTTTTGGTGTTTTGATTGCCTTTTTGGTATCTAAAATAAGAACTTCAGAATAA
- a CDS encoding DUF5689 domain-containing protein, which yields MKNRILIPFYTFLFVFFYSCNNEVEIPKLACTQPDLILNQTVQKVKDMSGSVPKQYSYNDVIEAYVVSSDQEGNFFKAISFQTLATHQTPAIGFSIPVDVSNSYIDFRIGNKVYIKLKNQFTDLYFEGLRIGSLYVSNAGDPTIGRVSQNDYKNVLNASCTIIDESQLVQTVSIEEALNESKLNTLIELTNVQFTEAAIGRHYFEESNNVGGSTNWNLRDKTGNQIIFRTSGYASFADHFVPEGSGKVRGILTKFGSDYQLMIRSEKDVEMNGKRNIPFFDEDFQTVKNNVNFALPGWSNIVQKASKLWKSMLYAGNGYAEFNTTSTTAAENIAWLVTPKINLGDYKNVVFSFRSAQHDLKVDSPLNSLEVYVSTDFNGSSVTKANWTKLEANFPSLSTPSRQFISSGGIDLSSYSGNIHIAFKYIGSGKDKTLNGAFMVDDVRIFGEK from the coding sequence ATGAAAAATAGAATCTTAATTCCCTTTTATACATTCTTATTCGTCTTTTTTTATAGTTGCAACAACGAAGTCGAAATTCCAAAATTGGCATGTACACAACCTGATTTGATCCTAAATCAAACCGTTCAAAAAGTGAAGGACATGTCAGGTTCAGTTCCTAAACAATACAGTTATAATGATGTAATTGAGGCATACGTTGTATCAAGTGATCAAGAAGGGAACTTTTTTAAGGCCATTTCATTTCAAACCTTGGCAACGCACCAAACACCAGCAATAGGATTCAGTATTCCGGTTGATGTTTCAAACTCCTATATTGATTTTCGTATTGGAAATAAAGTTTACATAAAACTTAAAAATCAGTTTACAGATCTGTATTTTGAAGGTTTACGCATCGGAAGTTTGTATGTAAGTAATGCCGGAGATCCAACAATTGGGAGGGTTTCGCAAAATGATTATAAAAATGTATTAAACGCTTCCTGTACTATTATTGATGAAAGTCAATTGGTCCAGACGGTTTCTATCGAAGAAGCATTAAACGAAAGCAAACTCAATACATTAATAGAATTAACAAACGTGCAATTTACAGAAGCAGCAATTGGACGTCATTATTTTGAAGAATCAAATAATGTTGGAGGTTCTACAAATTGGAATTTAAGAGATAAAACAGGTAATCAAATTATATTCAGGACAAGTGGTTACGCCAGTTTTGCAGATCATTTTGTGCCCGAAGGAAGTGGAAAAGTCAGAGGGATATTGACAAAATTTGGATCAGACTATCAACTGATGATTAGATCAGAAAAAGATGTGGAAATGAACGGCAAAAGAAACATTCCATTTTTTGATGAAGATTTTCAAACGGTAAAGAATAATGTGAATTTTGCTTTGCCGGGTTGGAGTAATATTGTGCAAAAAGCTTCAAAATTATGGAAAAGCATGTTGTATGCCGGAAACGGATATGCAGAGTTTAATACAACAAGTACAACAGCTGCCGAAAATATTGCATGGCTCGTAACTCCAAAAATAAACTTAGGCGATTATAAAAATGTGGTATTCTCTTTTAGAAGCGCGCAGCATGATTTAAAAGTGGATTCTCCGTTGAATTCGTTAGAAGTTTATGTGTCAACAGACTTTAACGGATCAAGTGTTACTAAAGCAAATTGGACAAAACTAGAGGCTAATTTTCCATCATTGTCAACGCCTTCCCGACAGTTTATAAGCTCAGGGGGAATTGATTTGTCTTCGTATTCAGGAAATATTCATATTGCATTTAAGTACATCGGATCTGGAAAAGATAAAACCCTTAACGGTGCTTTTATGGTGGATGATGTTAGAATTTTTGGTGAAAAGTAG